A part of Anser cygnoides isolate HZ-2024a breed goose chromosome 17, Taihu_goose_T2T_genome, whole genome shotgun sequence genomic DNA contains:
- the LOC106031435 gene encoding tRNA (32-2'-O)-methyltransferase regulator THADA-like isoform X3, translating into MGAEREARACAAFYGALGHGGPGRAALCCLRSLRLFAGPSGASPGRPSLSPYRRRSTAKRCRDKHLEEALLLARALSEELQVLGEAEARPLLRCVLAFQLEASGSSSAFHKLEQIVTQLAVGQEALLSQEVGALLAGLAPHGEVLSPEELQAVCMYIEESSLGRDHWRQNLAPLLQRLAATLRRVLQSQPAPSGTWGYLAVKACLQLFQALPKDVAPLAWNAATKSETLQSILGLLLEVVAGKAPNKDTQLLAGTALSMLVNTAPQPQSGASAALALFQLTDQAGAGELRFGELVVENPSVLDPARLERLVLSRGLLTCCKGDILSCQLDSLTQQACLLVDVLFPAVHALNKEQKDCHYYCFQVLALWLRRLQENLPELWRLRGGRILAEDTELLQQLTQLLWDNAETPVEGVSEFIQSSFRLLLEIYDLECQHFKDQERPLYQGMLQRAVSMPWQIKARYVPLCAIVPYMGSQQVLDTYPDLPQHLLSCLATNHLCPVATELYRALVRQQRSEGPGGTEEALAERWARRWLPLLCQALRSPLPILQSNAANHLLVWTLRQLPATHALLAAQFDGQDAAALRAWVSLLRAQKSIAGTLPLQGEALARLRTCLRAREEGVRLAALGLLCCSPSSGQALSGTEEQLLREFLPLNLTGDTSAFRQLLQAAMRKALVRLRDSALARLRGKAPVEWGEEAGQPDQAVGFVEWLLQLSISSLTPGANYQRKKTALLLLAAILETCTDTWSPERKKGQPPRTMAALLSHARQSGCWDFFSRPNLLALLSCLQDSTNEIRDLASELLVRYFPAAFPSSLAPALLQLAQDALSSPRVQEAEAGAVVMKTILQKSDGSTVKILALETEAAQTPPNHGLCFAQHLLRMLQAQHAAARQDLLRAAAVAPMHGVIAALRRCLLQVPEVAASMRAAESAQSWQEFLTSLVTTVRDITSLLLGALQSPGADEQAAAPSFADMGNAIGSLITLGKGQQEEEDSVLLSEEHSLILTCCWVSVKEIGLLLGGLAELLLLPVLPAGAGPLLTLANLQTAARVFQEVLLRCRHWGAVEGCSMGFTKFCAALLNHPDTELQAIPRTMLDQGLEALSGPRSSSITRRAAGFPMLFLCIVSGENPAQARPLLTRCIQTLLALASTALPQDWDQTLDLPQVCALHVLQTLVRGAGLGSALLRHTTPMVALALQGLGSPCWAMRNAAIQLFSALTSRLLGQKRSRAEGCPAEGLSLPAFLGQHPQLGAVLLAELGAATTGGARLRPALHAVLTLLAQLQPGPDGPDSPSARFLEPLLGLAASPIYAVRAMAAKALVPVVPPPRRPALLLRLAQQLPAPGGVRSHNALHGHLLQMQALLAPAPGSDGLPAEALRPVALQLEARGWLFTPTQRCPLVRAAFLQVLALLPASLSPGFAQSIREAISTELGGLTLGKEPQCAELQVGSAVLHQTMARFACSEAARLADSERIGAVCSLLRQPNPDVQLAIFSWVIEGEGEECKELEKALQLTLLENLQSVLRDRRNKEFLKLYLEALMHLCRNLSSWSPEASPKLQGSSSACVEMLLLMMETEHPGPDLFFQALCAASLLLTLGFGDEDSPLVWRWCAALEACSRSVSAEVLRLAAACSLQTAGMEVLRQSLGAAHPWLIPVALRVINVGIHLLQDEEQEVRHEASAFASLMQHGAGEPGGDGCVFVQGNVGLLGLLQLLPREFGHHPETFSSLLQHLPVLDLRGIVEELEANKAPSLYKEDEPNVFAEPAVLAQQLLPFLLQLLEKVPDASLLRASTLRWLEAAGPGVLQDLQYCKHLWSQEAVARWWMKALGCAKLRAALVTLLVRARLVAHALRVLGESHGAVLGLGCGAQELEQELALVQGLLAQHGLAPAPSQGDVPRELGSPPGND; encoded by the exons ATGGGGGCCGAGCGGGAGGCGCGGGCCTGCGCCGCCTTCTACGGGGCGCTGGGGCacggcgggccgggccgggccgcgctcTGCTGCCTGCGCAGCCTCCGGCTCTTCGCCGG CCCAAGCGGAGCCAGCCCGGGGCGCCCCAGCTTGTCCCCGTACCGTCGCAGGAGCACCGCCAAGAGATGCCGGGACAAGCACCTGGAGGAGGCCCTGCTGCTGGCGCGGGCGCTGAGcgaggagctgcaggtgctgggcgAGGCGGAGGCACGGCCGCTGCTGCGCTGCGTGCTGGCTTTCCAGCTGGAGGCGAGCGGCAGCTCCAGCGCCTTCCACAAACTGGAGCAG ATCGTGACCCAGCTGGCGGTGGGCCAGGAGGCCCTGCTGTCCCAGGAGGTGGGCGCGCTGCTGGCCGGCCTGGCGCCGCACGGAGAG GTGCTGTCTCCTGAGGAGCTCCAGGCAG TGTGCATGTACATCGAGGAGAGCAGTCTGGGCCGGGACCACTGGCGGCAGAACCTGGCCCCACTGCTGCAGCGCCTGGCCGCCACCTTGCgcagggtgctgcagagccagccgGCACCGAGCGGCACCTGGGGCTACCTGGCCGTCAAG GCCTGCCTCCAGCTCTTCCAGGCGCTGCCGAAGGACGTGGCCCCTCTGGCGTGGAATGCAGCGACAAAGAGTGAAACCCTGCAGAGcatcctggggctgctgctggaggtggtggcagGGAAG GCCCCGAACAAGGACACGCAGCTGCTGGCGGGCACTGCGCTGAGCATGCTGGTGaacacagccccacagccccagagcGGGGCCAGCGCTGCACTGGCCCTCTTCCAGCTAACTGACCAAG CAGGTGCGGGGGAGCTGAGGTTTGGGGAGCTGGTGGTAGAAAACCCCAGCGTCTTGGATCCAGCCAGGCTGGAgaggctggtgctgagcagaggcCTGCTGACGTGCTGCAAGGGGGACATCCTCAGCTGCCAGCTGGACAGCCTCACACAACAG GCGTGCCTGCTGGTGGACGTGCTCTTCCCCGCTGTGCATGCCCTGAACAAGGAGCAGAAGGACTGCCATTACTACTGCTTCCAAG tccTGGCGCTGTGGCTGCGGCGCCTGCAGGAGAACCTGCCTGAGCTCTGGCGCCTGCGGGGGGGCCGCATCCTGGCAGAGGACAccgagctgctccagcagctcacCCAGCTCCTGTGGGACAACGCCGAGACCCCG GTGGAAGGGGTGTCTGAGTTCATCCAGAGCTCCTTTCGACTGCTCCTGGAGATTTATGACCTCGAGTGCCAACACTTCAAGGACCAGGAGAGACCCCTCTACCAAGGGATGCTGCAGAGGGCGGTCTCAATGCCGTGGCAGATCAAGGCCAGATACGTGCCCCTGTGTGCCATCGTCCCCTATATGGGCAGCCAGCAG GTGCTGGACACATACCCGGACCTACCACAGCACCTCCTGAGCTGCTTGGCCACCAACCACCTGTGCCCCGTGGCCACCGAGCTCTACAGGGCGCTGGTGCGGCAGCAGCGCTCCGAGGGACCAGGGGGCACAGAGGAGGCCCTGGCTGAGAGGTGGGCACGGCGCTGGCTGCCCCTGCTGTGCCAGGCACTGCGCTCGCCCCTGCCCATCCTGCAGAGCAACGCTGCCAACCACCTCCTTGTCTGGACGCTgcggcagctcccagccacccacgcactgctggctgccCAATTTGATGGCCAGGATGCGGCCGCGCTCCGGGCCTGGGTGTCGCTGCTGCGGGCGCAGAAAAGCATCGCGGGGACCCTGCCCCTGCAGGGCGAGGCGCTGGCACGGCTCCGCACCTGCCTGCGGGCCCGCGAGGAGGGCGTGCGGCTGGCGGCGCTgggcctcctgtgctgcagccccagcagtggGCAGGCCCTGTCGGGCACCGAGGAGCAGCTGCTGCGGGAGTTCCTGCCCCTCAACCTCACCGGGGACACCTCCGCCTtccggcagctgctgcaggcggCCATGAGGAAGGCGCTGGTGCGGCTGCGGGACAGCGCGCTGGCCCGGCTGCGAGGGAAGGCGCCTGTGGAGTGGGGCGAGGAAGCGGGGCAGCCGGACCAGGCTGTAG GCTTTGTGgagtggctgctgcagctcagcatcTCCTCACTGACCCCCGGGGCCAACTACCAGAGGAAGAAGACggctctgctcctcctggctgccatTCTGGAGACCTGCACAGACACCTGGAGCCCCGAGAGGAAGAAGGGCCAGCCCCCGC GGACCATGGCTGCGCTGCTGAGCCACGCCAGGCAGAGCGGCTGCTGGGACTTCTTCTCTCGGCCCAACTTGCTGGCGCTGCTGAGCTGTTTGCAGGACAGCACCAACGAG ATCAGAGACCTGGCCTCGGAGCTGCTCGTCCGCTACTTCCCTGCGGCATTCCCCTCCTCTCTCGCCCCGGCACTGCTCCAGCTGGCCCAGGACGCCCTCAGCAGCCCCCGTGTGCAGGAGGCTGAGGCCGGAGCCGTGGTGATGAAGACGATCCTACAGAA GTCAGACGGCAGCACCGTGAAGATCCTGGCCCTGGAGACTGAAGCAGCCCAGACACCACCAAACCACGGCCTGTGCTttgcccagcacctcctgcgGATGCTGCAGGCCCAGCACGCCGCGGCTCGGCAGGACCTGCTGCGGGCAGCAGCCGTGGCACCAATGCACG GTGTGATCGCAGCCCTGCGGAGGTGCCTGCTGCAGGTGCCAGAGGTGGCTGCCTCCATGCGGGCAGCAGAGTCGGCGCAGAGCTGGCAGGAGTTCCTCACCAGCCTCGTGACCACTGTGAGGGACAtcacctccctcctgctgggtgctctgcagagccctggtGCTGACGAGCAAG CAGCCGCCCCATCGTTTGCGGACATGGGGAATGCGATCGGCTCCCTCATCAcgctggggaaggggcagcaggaggaggaggactcaGTCCTGCTGTCAGAGGAGCACAGCCTGATCCTGACCTGCTGCTGGGTGTCGGTGAAG GAAattgggctgctgctgggaggcctggctgagctgctgctgttgccgGTGCTGCCCGCAGGAGCGGGGCCCCTCCTAACACTTGCCAACTTACAGACGGCCGCGAGGGTCTTCCAGGAGGTCCTGCTGAGGTGCCGGCACTGG GGAGCAGTGGAGGGCTGCAGCATGGGCTTCACCAAgttttgtgctgctctgctgaacCACCCCGACACGGAGCTGCAGGCGATCCCACGGACCATGCTGGACCAG GGGTTAGAAGCACTGAGCGGACCCCGGAGCAGCTCGATAACGCGCCGTGCTGCCGGCTTCCCCATGCTCTTCCTGTGCATCGTCAGTGGGGAAAACCCAGCCCAGGCCCGGCCGCTCCTGACCCGCTGCATCCAGACCCTGCTGGCCTTGGCCTCCACGGCCCTGCCACAGGACTGGGACCAGACCCTCGACCTCCCTCAG GTGTGTGCCCTGCACGTGCTGCAGACGCTGGTCcgtggagcagggctgggcagcgcGCTGCTGCGGCACACCACGCCAATGGTGGCCCTGGCACTGCAGGGCCTGGGTTCGCCTTGCTGGGCCATGAGGAACGCGGCCATCCAGCTCTTCA gcgCTCTCACCAGCCGGCTGCTGGGCCAGAAGCGGAGCCGCGCCGAGGGCTGCCCCGCGGAGGGGCTGAGCCTGCCCGCCTTCCTCGGGCAGCACCCGCAGCTGGGCGCCGTGCTGCTGGCCGAGCTGGGGGCGGCCACAACGGGGGGGGCCCGCCTGCGCCCCGCACTCCACGCCGTCCTCACGCTcctggcccagctgcagcctggccccGATGGCCCCGACAG CCCCTCTGCTCGCTTCCTGGAgccgctgctggggctggcagcgagCCCCATCTACGCCGTGCGAGCCATGGCTGCCAAGGCACTGGTGCCCGTCGTCCCACCGCCCCGGCGCCCGGCGCTCCTCCTGCGGCTGGCCCAACAGCTCCCCGCGCCCGGAGGGGTCCGCTCGCACAACGCCCTGCACGGGCACCTGCTGCAGATGCAGGCGCTGCTGGCCCCCGCCCCAGGATCCGATGG GCTGCCGGCCGAGGCGCTGCGCCCTgtggctctgcagctggaggcCCGGGGCTGGCTGTTCACCCCCACCCAGCGCTGTCCGCTCGTCCGCGCTGCCTTCCTGCAGGTCCTCGCCCTCCTGCCCGCCTCCCTCAGCCCTGGCTTCGCACAGAGCATCCGAGAAGCCATCAGCACTGAGCTGGGAGGCCTCACGCTGGGGAAGGAGCCGCAGTGTGCTGAGCTGCAG GTGGGCTCAGCTGTCCTCCACCAAACCATGGCCCGCTTCGCATGCAGCGAGGCCGCCCGGCTGGCCGACAGTGAGAGGATCGGCGCTGTTTGCTCACTTCTCCGGCAGCCAAATCCCGACGTCCAGCTTGCCATCTTCAGCTGGGTGATcgaaggggagggagaagagtgCAAGGAGTTGGAGAAGGCTCTCCAGCTGACGCTGCTG GAGAACTTACAGTCTGTGCTGCGAGACAGGAGGAACAAAGAGTTCCTGAAATTGTACCTTGAGGCTTTGATGCATCTTTGCAGAAACCTCTCGTCTTGGTCCCCGGAAGCTTCCCCTAAGCTCCAGGGCTCCTCCTCAGCATGCGTGGAAATGCTGCTCCTCATGATGGAGACGGAGCATCCTGGACCAGACCTCTTCTTCCAGGCTCTGtgtgctgccagcctgctgctcACCCTCGG GTTTGGGGACGAGGACAGCCCTCTGGTGTGGCGGTGGTGCGCGGCGCTGGAGGCGTGCAGCCGGTCGGTGTCAGCTGAGGTGCTGCGGCTGGCAGCTGCGTGTTCCCTGCAGACAGCGGGCATGGAAGTGCTGCGGCagtccctgggggctgcccacccCTGGCTCATCCCCGTGGCGCTGCG ggtGATAAACGTGGGCATTCACCTCCTGCAAGATGAGGAGCAAGAAGTCCGGCACGAGGCCTCAGCTTTTGCCAGCCTCATGCAGCACGGCGCAGGGGAGCCGGGTGGAGACGGCTGCGTCTTCGTGCAGGGCAAcgtggggctgctgggcctcctgcagctcctcccgCGGGAGTTCGGGCATCACCCAGAGACCttcagctctctgctgcagcacctgcccgtCCTCGACCTCAGGGGCAtcgtggaggagctggaggccaaCAA agcccccagcctgtacaaGGAGGATGAACCCAATGTTTTTGCGGAGCCGGCCGTtctggcacagcagctgctccccttcctgctgcagctcctggagaaGGTGCCTGATGCCAGTCTGCTCCGCGCCTCCACACTGCGCTGGCTGGAGGCCGCAGGCCCTGGAGTCCTGCAGGACCTGCAGTACTGCAAGCACCTCTGGAGCCAAG AGGCCGTCGCACGCTGGTGGATGAAGGCTCTGGGCTGTGCCAAGCTGCGGGCGGCCCTGGTCACGCTGCTGGTGAGGGCCAGGCTGGTGGCCCACGCTCTGCGAGTGCTGGGCGAGAGCCACGGggccgtgctggggctgggctgcggcgcccaggagctggagcaggagctggcgctggtgcaggggctgctggcacagcacgGGCTGGCCCCCGCGCCCAGCCAGGGCGACGTACCGAGGGAGCTGGGATCGCCGCCCGGGAACGACTGA